The region AAGGGAGCCGGAATAGAACTCTACGTCAAGGTTGGAGAGAAGGTCAAGGAGGGCGACCCGTTGTTCACCATACACGCCGAGAGCGAGGCGAGGCTCGATCAGGCGATAGTCCTCGCTAGGAGAACGGAGCCGATACGGATAGAGGGGATGGTCCTTCAAAGGATAGGAAACATCTGAATCATTCCCTTTTTCTGTGCCTCTCGTACCATCCCCACTCCTTTTTGGAACCAAAAGCCCTCACACCCTTCTGGACGAGGGTTATACGGAGCTCCTTGGCCATCTCGTGGGTTATCTCACCGCGCTCCTCCATCCAGTTGATTATCTCAAGTGCCTCGTCGTCCGTTTCGCATCTCCTGAGGAAGTCTATGATCGTTGGGTTGTAGCCAGAGAAGTCCCGCATCTCATCCTCCTCTGCAATCGCCTTTTTCTCGCTCGTCCTGTACGCGTCTATCGGGACGCCCTCTTCCTCAAGCTCCTTTGCCAGAGCCGGAAAGCGCTCCTCGAACTCGTCCCTGTCGTACTCCTGCCAGGCAAACTCGTCAATGGGGCGCTTCTTTTTCTTTTCGTCCATACGTCACACCGGTAAAGAGTTAGGTCATGAGTTTATAAACCCTGAGTGAGAGTCATTCCCATGAAGGGTGCGTACTTCCTCGTTATCCATCTTCCTGATGAGATGGAGATAGCCACAAAGGGCAGGAGGTTCGTTTTAAGGAGGGGCTACTACGTCTACGTCGGCTCCGCCATGAACTCCCTTGAGAAACGGGTTGCCAGGCACTTCAAAAAAGACAAAAAGCTCCACTGGCACATAGACTTCCTCCTTAGGGATGCAGAACTCCTGAGGGCTTACATGATTCCCAGCGGAGAGAGGCTTGAGGAGAAGCTCTCCGTCGAGGTCTCTAGGCACGGAGAGGCCGTGGAAGGTTTCGGTGCCAGTGACGTTAAGGTGGAGACGAACCTCTACAGATTCGAGGAAGAACCGGACGCGATCCTAGTCGGAATACTCGAAAATCTCCGCCTGAAATGGAAAAGGGTTAAAAGCGGGAAGGAAGCTATAGAATTCGGTGGGAAAAATGAAGCTTGAACTGGGAAGGGTCGAGTCGTACATCCATGAAAAGCTCAGAAGGGAAAAACTCCACTTTGTTCTCATTGACCCAGACGACGTTACCCCCGACGTTGCCGGAGAGATAGCCAGGATGAGTGAGGAAGCCGGCGCGGATGCGATAATGATAGGCGGCTCGACGGGGGCTGAGGGAGACGTTCTGGACGGTGTTGTGAAAGCCATAAAAGAGAGCTCAGGCCTTCCCACAATACTCTTTCCCGGCTCCCACGGGGGAATAAGCAGGCACGCGGATGCCATATTCTTCATGAGCCTGCTCAATTCAACCAACCCGTTCTTCATAACCGGTTCCCAGGCACTGGGGGCGTTCACAGTTAAGCGCTACGGCATAGAGCCCATACCTATGGCGTATCTGATTGTCGAACCGGGAGAAACGGTGGGGTGGGTAGGTGACGCCAAGCCAATCCCAAGACACAAGCCGAAGATTGCAGCGGCCTACGCCCTGGCCGGCCAGTACCTCGGGATGCGTCTCGTCTACCTGGAGGCGGGAAGCGGGGCGAGGGAGCCCGTTCCGCCCGAGATGATTTCCCTCGTCAGGAAGGTTATAGACGTTCCCCTCATAGTCGGGGGCGGCATAAGAACCGGGGAGCAGGCGAGAAAAGCGATCGAGGCCGGGGCGGATATAATAGTCACCGGGACGGCTATTGAGAAGGCGGGTTCGCTTGAGAAGGCCAGAGAAAAGCTGGAAGAGCTCAATAAGGGGATAAAGGGTTAGGCCTCGGAGAGGACTTTGAAGGTTATCTTTCCGTCCTTGATTATCTTCCTGAGCTCCGAGAGGAGCCTGGGGGCATCGTCCTCCACTATCTCCATCCTGATTTCACTGATGCCCTTTGCATCGGGCGGGAAGAAGTGTATGTCCCGAATCTTACCCCTAACCTTTTCATAAAGACGGCCCAGAATCTTTCCCCTTCCGTCGTAGGGCAATTTAATGTCTAGTTCAACAATTTGCATACCCATCACCACTCTATTTTATGAAAAAAGGCCTATATAACCCTTTTCATGAGCGGGAATTATCGAATTTCGTTCCTTATATTCCCGTCGGTTATATCGCTCACCACAAGACTTATCTTTTATCGCTTCGATTTTTATCGTGGTGATGTCGATGCGTGCGTTCATATCCCTCGACCTTGAGGGCCTGCCGTACATAGTCAGCCGGCAGCACCTGTTCGTCAAGGGCGCCCTGTACCCGGAGGCAAGGAAGATAGCGACGGAGATAGTGAAGGTCACGGCCGAGGCGCTGCACGAAAACGGTTTTGACGAGATCATCGTAGCCGACAGCCACGGGCCGATGGTCAACATCCTTCCGGAGGAGATGCCCGAGTACGTCGAGCTGGTCAGGGGCTTTCCGAGACCGCTCAGCATGGTGGCCTTTGCAAAGGGGAGCGACGCAGCGCTCTTCCTCGGATACCACGCCAAGGCAGGAACGGACAGAGCGACCTTCGACCACACGTACAGCGGGGCGAGCGTGGACAGGCTTGAAATCAACGGCGTCGAGGTGAGCGAGTTTCTGCTCAACGCCTACCTCCTGGGGAGCTGGGGAATTCCCGCGATTCTTGTCGGTGGCGATAAGAGATTGATAGAAACGGACGTCAAAGCCTTCACCCCCTGGGTCGTCGGCGTCCCCTTCAAAGAGTCCCCCTCGCGCTACGCCGCCAAGAGCCCAGGGATGGGCAGGATAAAAACGATGCTGAGGGACGGCGTTGCCGAGGCCGTCGAAAGGCTGAGGAGGGGAGAGGCAAAGCCGCTCGTGACGAGGAAACACGTTCACGTTAAGGTCCGCTTCCTCAGAAGCGACATGGCGGACACGGCTGAACTGCTGCCTTTCGTGAGGCGCGTGGATGGAAAAACCGTAGAGTTCGAGGCCAGAAACCTTGAGGAAGCCTACAAGGTTTTCGAGCTGCTCACCTTAGCTGCAGCGGGAGTGAACGCCATAGTCACAAGGTAACAGGAAGTGTGCCCCCGGGGAGCGAAGGGGAATCACGGCTCGCCGAGGCGCTCATCCCCCGCGGTTTCCCGGGGGCACTTTAATTTCCACAGAACCCGGCCTTAAGCTTTGTCCTCGTCCTCAACGTAGGGTGCCGTTATCACCTTTCTTATCTCCCTCGCCTTCTTTTTGCCTATCCCCTCAACTTCCTGGAGCTCCTCCTCCGTGGCGGTGAAAACGCGCTCAACGTTTCCGAAGTGCCGGAGGAGCCTCTTCGCGAGTGTGGACGAGACGTAGGGGAGGCCCTCAACGATGAGCCTCTGTCTCTCGGCGAGGGTCAAAGCCTTCTTCTCGCTCCTGAGGCGAACTTCCTTCTTCCTCTCCTCCTGCTCGCGCTTCGCCAAGAGGTAAATGAACTGGGCGGTCTCTTCCGTTCCAGACGAGAACAGTATCGGTACGCTCCAGTCGATGGTCACCGCCGCTATTGCTCCCCTGATAGCGTTTGGGTGAACGTTCCTTATGCCGTAAAGCTCGCCCTCTATGATTATCACCGACTTTTCGTAGGCTTTCCTTAATCGCTCCACCTGGTCGAAGAGCCTGCCGTCGATGATGGACTGTATGAAGTCGTTGGCGCTCTTCCTCTCTATCCCGACCTCCTCGCTCACAACGTAGTCGGCAACATCGAGGGTTCTGACCTCGATCTCCGCCCCCAGCTCCTTCAGGTGCTTTGGAACGCCGCTCCTGAGCTCGCGACTGTCGACGTAAACGACTATACCCTTGGGCTTCCTCACGAAGACCGGCTTTATCGGGAGCTTTTCGTAGACCCCCTCTCCGGGAGGCGCGGGCTTTTCGGTCTTTTCCACCTTCTTCTCAACCTTCCCGGGCTTTTCCTTCGGTTTCAGGAACTCATCGAGGGACGTTACCCTTCCCTTTGAGGGCATCTCAACACGCTCCGCTGTCCTTTCTCTTATTTTACCCCTCCCCGGATGAGCCTTCTCAAGCTCCCGGGCGAGCTTTCTTATGGCATCAAACATCCCCTTCTCCTTACGCTTTGAGCTCCAGTAGTAGGCCTCATCGCGGGTTCCTTTGGCCATCAGGATGACGACCCTTCCCGGCCTGTGCCTCCCGGTTCGTCCGCGCCTCTGGATGCTCCTTATTGCGGAGGGCACCGGCTCGTAAAATACGACGAGGTCGACCTCGGGCACGTCGAGACCTTCCTCACCCACGCTCGTCGCGACCAAAACGTTGAACTCGCCGCGCGAGAACCTCTCAAGGGCTTCCTTCTGCTCCCTCTGGCTCATGCCCCTGTCGTTGCTCCTGCTCGCCTGACCGATGAAGCGCTCGGCCGTTATTCCCTCCCCTCGGAGAACCTCAACGATTTTCCTCCCGGTGTCCCGGTAGTTCGTGAAGACTATAATTTTTGAGTTCGGCTTTTTCTTCAGCTGTCCCTTAACCAGCTTTAGCATGCTCTCCATCTTCGGGTGGTCGAGGCCAAGCTCCTTCGCCTGGACGAGGAGGTATATAACCTTCCTCATGCGGGGGTCTTCCATTAGCTGCCTGCTCGACTTCGTCCTCTTGTCCTCGCGGAGCTTCTTGAGGTAGGCCCTCAGCGCGGTTAGCCCCTGGGTTTCGAGCAGCTCTATCGCGTGCTGGAGCTTCACGGCCTTCGCCTGGTACATCCTGAGCCGGCCGAGCTCGTAGTTGCCCCTCGCGACCTCCTGGTTTATCTTTGAACCGGCCTGGAGAACCTCCCTCTTCGATATATCCGGCGAGTAAGTGGAGACAAGCTTGAACTGAGCGAGGGGTTTGAGGCTCTCCTTGAGCATCTCCCTCAAAAGTTTCCGCACCTCCTTGTAGATGCCGGGGAGTTCGACCTTCACCCACTCAAAGCTCATTCTCTGCACGTATGGCCTGACGTCGGGAGAGCTCTCGGTCCTTATCTCGATGTGCTCTATCCCGAGGTTCCTGATTATCTCCCGTATCCTCTCCTCGTCGCTTCCCGGGGATGCAGTGAGGCCGAGGACGAGCGGGTGCCTGGCAGTTCTTAGGTACTCCCTGGCGATGAATACGTAGGAGTAGTTGCCAACCGCCCTATGGGCCTCGTCAAAAACGAGAAGGACAACGTCCTCCAGGGAGATTTTCCCCGTAAGGATGTCGTTTTCAACGGTTTGGGGCGTGGCGGTTACTATCGTGCTTCTTTCCCACAGCTCGGCCCTTTGTTTGGGTGAGAGCTCGCCCGTGAGGACGTTGATTCTCTCCGGGGGAAGGTCGAAGAGCCGCCTAAAGCTCTCGGCGTGCTGGAGCGCAAGGGGCTTCGTAGGGGCAAGCATGAGAACCCTGCCGCCGTACTTTGAGAGCCTGTAATCGGCTATAAGCATGGCTATAAGCGTCTTTCCAAGGCCCGTTGGCAGGACGACGAGGCAGTTGGTGTCCTTACAGCGGGCGTAGATTACCTCCTGATAAACGCGGGGCTCGATTAGATCGCGGCGAAGGTACATGTGCCTATATCCTCGGCGAAGTTTATAAATTCTCGGACGAAGTTAGGGCATGCTCCTCACGAGGCACGCCAGGGAAAGGCTCGTCAAAAGGCTGGCGAAGAGGCGGAGGCTCGAACGCATATACGCCGAGCTGTGGGACTTCCTCGACCGCTCGCGGAGGATAGAGGTGAACGAGAAGGTAGTAATCCTCACAGACGGGAGAAAGAGTCTGGTCTGTGCCAGGCTCGAATGCGAGATGCTATCCCTGGAGGAAATCAGGGAGAGGGTCTCCGGGATTTCCGAGGCCTACGACTGCGTCTTCTTCGATGGGAGAACGGCAAGGCACACAATCCCACGGAAATTCGTTGAAGGCCTTCCTGACGGGAGGTACTGTTTCTACATGAACCGGGAAAAGAAGAGCCTCTATATCGGGCGGGAGGAACCCCTGCTGGTCATAACAATAAGGCCGGCAAAGAGGGAGGAAAGGGATCAGGCCTCCTCCACGGGTACAACGAATATCTCCCCAAAGGGCTCCTCCTGAATGAGGTCAACCTTGCCCATGTTGGAGAGGAACAGGAGGTAGAGGAAGGTTCTGGCGACTATCTTCGGCGTTGGGTCGAAGACCAAGTCCCAGAAGTTTATGGGCTCCCTCGTTTCCCTGTACATGTTAACGACTATCTCGTGGAGCCTGTACACGTGCTTCTCGATGTCAACGCGGAAGTCGTCGACGACGAATACCTCCTCCTCTATCTCGACCTTCTTTCTCCTCCGCGGCTTCCTCTTCTCGGCCTCCTCAAGGGCATCCATGAGTGCATCCAGGAGGTCGTCGAAGGTGTAGTAGCGCTCGACCCTCCTGAGCGGAGGGGCTAAAGGCTCAACATCCACCCTTATGCGCTCCTCGTGGTGTTCCTCCTCTTCCTCCTCGTCGGCGTGGAGCAAAGCTTCGCTCTTCATCCTGACAAGTATTGATGCCGCCAGGATGGCTCTCGCTGAGACGCGGAGGTCCAGCTCCTTCATCTCCCTCAGCCGTTCTATGTACTTCTCGGTCAGGTCAACGATGTCTATGTTCCAGGGGTCAACCTTGCCCATGGTGACGAGCTGGAGGAGAATGTCAACGGGAGTTATCTCCTCCTCACGGCGCGATTCCATAGGTTTTCACCTCTCAATCCTAATCCAGCCCCTCTCAAAACGGCGGAATTTTTTCTTGGCCATCTTGAACATCGCCATAAGCTTTCTGAGATAATCTTCATCGGCGTAGAGAACCTCCCCATCTTCCAGAGCGTCCATTATTAGGGGATGTCCCTTGAGAAGCATCCTCTTAACTTCCTCCGGAGTGTATGCTTTGGCATCGATTGGAGCATGGGTTCTATCGAGGTCGTAGAGAAGCTTTAAGCGTTCGTTTGGGTTTTTGGGGAGGTTTTCGGCTATCACGAGGATATCAACGTCACTCCCCAGCCCGAAGGTTCCCCTTGCCAGTGAACCGTACAGCAATATTAATTTTGGCCGAAGTGATGCTTTGATGGCTTCCACGTACTTCTGGATGTCTCCCCAGTACGGCAGTTCACTTGGCCTCATCCGCCATCCTCCTCACAAAAGCGATGACCTCGCGTGCAGAGGTGAGGGCCTCAAGGGCATCCTTCTCCCCGTAGTACTCGTAGGGAGCACCTTCTATGTATGCGTCAGGGTATCGTGGGGGGATATAATGCCTGTCCAGCATCCTGGCATTGTCAAAAAGCTCCTCTGGAACCTCGATCTCTTTGGATAGTATGTCGAGCAGTTTCTTTATTGAATGGCCGTAAGCCATGACCCCCATCCCAAAGAGCAAAGCCTTGACGGCGTACTCTGCCGCCTGCTGGGCCTTAAAGCAGGCCCATGAATAAAATTTGGAATTCAAGTCATTCTCGGCACTTCTGAGGGTATATTCAGCCTGAGACAGCCACCGCTCGAACTCTTCTCTGTCAAACATTGAGTTCACCCGCTCAGGTGACCGAACATCTCTTTATGCTCCGCCTCGCTCCTCTTCCTGGCCTCTTCGAGGATCTTCATAGCCTTCTCAAGGCTGAGCGCTACCACCCTGGACACACCGTTCCTCATGCTGACGCCGATGATCTTGTCCGCGTTGGCCATCATGACGTCCCTCAGGGTTATCACGATGAACTGGCTGTTCTGGGAGGCCTCCTTGATGAGGTCAGCGACGCGCTTGACGTTGGCGTCGTCGAGGTGTGCATCGATCTCGTCGAAGAGGTAGAACGGCGCGGGCTTGTAGCGCTGTATCGCGAAGACGAAGGCGAGGGCAGTTAAGGCCTTCTCACCGCCGCTCATTGCCTCTATCCTCTTGACGTCCTTTCCTGCGGGCTTCGCCTCTATCTCAAGGCCGCCCGCGAACGGATCCTCAGGGTTCTCAAGGATGAGCCTGGCGCTTCCTCCCGGAGAGAGCTTGGCGAAGAGCTCCGAGAAGTTCTTGGCTATCTCGCTGAGGGTCTGCATAAAGACGTTCCTCTTCTGTCCCTCTATCTCCTCGATGAACTCCTCGATGCTCTCCTTCTCAGCAACCACCTGCTCGCGCTTGCTCTTCAGCTCAAGGTAACGTCTCTCGACCACCTCGAAGTCCTCGATGGCCTTCATGTTGACGGGCTCAAGGGAGCGTATCTCCTCCTCCATCTTTTCTATCTGCTCCCTCAGGGCCTCAAGCTCCAGCGGGACTTCCTTTATTGACCTGATGAGCCTGGCATCGTGGTGCTTGAGCTCGTCCTGCTTCTCCTTCAGCGTCGCCTCGTACTGGGCGAGCTTTATCTTGAGGGTGTTGGCCTCTATGCGAAGCTCCTGGAGCTTGGAGTTGAGTTCGTCCTTCTCCGAGCGGAGGTCGATTATTTCGTTCTTGACCCTCTCACGCCTCTCGCGGAGCTCTTTGAGCTCGTCCTTAACGCTCTCCTCGGCCTTTCTAAGCTCCTCAAGTTCCTTCTCGAACTCCTTAATGGCCTTCTCGTTCTCGGTGATGTTGGCCTTGAGTGCGTTTATCCTGTTCACGAGTCCCTCTATCTCCTCCTCAAGGTCGGCCTTCCTCGGAAGGAGCTCCTCGTTTATCCTTATCTCAAGGTTTTCAAGCTTGCTCTCGACCTTGCCCAGCTCCTCCCTGAGCTTGCTTATCTCGTGCTCAACTTCCCTTATGCGCTGGTTCAGCTCCCTCGCCTCCGGGTTCTCCAGGGCCTTCTTAAGCCGCTCCTTCTTCTTCTCAAGCCGCTCTATCCTTCCCCTGAGCTTCGCCATGTCCCCCTTTGTCCCGTGAATCCTCTTCTCAAGCACCTCAATGAGCTTCTCACTCTCCTCAATGGACTCCTTGAGGGCTCTGTCCTCAGAGAGGAGACGCTCCATCTCCCTCTGAACGACCTGCAGGTCCTTGCTCAGGTCGCTCTTCTTCATGCGAAGCTCGAAGAGCTCGTTCTGAAGGCCCTTAACCTCGATCCTGAGCGCGTTGACTGAAGACTCCAGAGCCTCTTTCTCGCGTTCGAGCTTCTCGACCCTCTTCCTTATCTCATCGACGTTTACCCCGAGCTTGCCCCTTGGCCTGTAGTGGCCGCCGGTTATCGCTCCGCTCCTCTCAAGGAGCTCACCGCCGAGGGTCACCATGCGAACCTTCCCGATTCCAACGGTCCTTGCCTCGTCCATATCGTTCACGATGAGCGTATCCCCGAGGGCGTAGGCGACGGCGTTCTTAAAGCGCGGGTCGTACTGGACGACGTCCATCGCAGGGATTCCAAGGGAGGGCTTCTCGCGCATCGAACGGGGCTTTATCTTGTTGAGCGGGAGGAATGTGAGCCTTCCGAGCTTTCTCTCCTTGAGGAGCCTGATGGCCTTTTCGGCGACCCGGTCGTCCTCCACCACGACGTTGTCGTAGTTCCCGCCGAGGGCGACCTCCACCGCCAAAGCGTAGTCCTTGTCCGCGACGGTTATCAGCTCCCCGAGGGGCCCGTAGAGGCCCGGGATGTTCTGGTTCTTGAGGAACTCGACCGCACGATTTCCGCGGACCTCTCTCTGAGCCTCGGCCTTGATGAGCTCCTCCCTGGCCTTGGAGAGCTCTCCCTCGACCCTTCTGAGGGCTTTGGTCTTCTCCTCAAGCTCCTTCTCGGCTTTTCTAAGCCTGGCCTCGCCCTTGGACATCTTCCCCTCTATCTCTCCGAGCTCGGAGCGCTTGGCCTCAAGGGACTTTTTGGCCTCACTGATTTTGGACTTGAGCGCCGTTCTCCTGGCGCTATCCTGAGCGATCTTGGCCTTAAGGCGCTCTATCTCTTCCTCGAACTTCCTGATATCGCTCTCCTTCATGTAGAGCTCCTTCTTGGCCTCTTCAAGCTCATCGACGACCTTGTCGAAGTCCTGCTTGGCTATCGCAAAGTCCCTGTCTATCTCCCCGAGCTTGATGACCAGCTCGTTCTTAACAACCTCCTTCTCCTTGATCTCTGCCTTGAGCCTCTCGCGCCTCTTTGTCCAGCGCTGGATGGCGTTTTTGCTCTTTTCTATCTCCTCCGAGACCTTCTTCAGCTCCTCCTTGGTCTTGGCGAGCCTGTGCTGGCTGTCCTCTATCTCCTTCTTAGCCAGCTCGATGTTCTTCCTTGCCATCTCGATCTTCGACTGAACCTCGCTGATCTTCCGGGTAACCTCAAGGATGCCGTCATCGCTCTTCTCCTCAAGCTCCTTCTCGATGGCGTTGAGTTCCTTCTCCTTGGCGACTATCTCCTTGGCTATGTCCTTGAGGCGTTCCTCTATGGCCGCTATCTCCGCCTCTATCTCCTTGTCGCGGAGGGTGTTCTCCTCGATCAGGGACTTCAGCTTCCTTATCTCGGCCAGGAGAAGCGTTACTTTGGCCTTTTCAACACGCTCCTTAAGGTCGAGGTACCTCAAAGCGTCGTTGCGCTCCTTTTCGAGCTTGTCGAGCTGGGACTTAACTTCCCTGATGAGCAGATCAACACGCGCGAGGTTTTCCTCCGCCTGCTTGAGCTCCTTTAAAGCTTTCTCCTTCTTCGCGTCGTACTCCGCTATTCCAGAGATTTCGTCTATGAGCATCCTCCTCTCGGTGGGGCTCATCTTGATGAACTTGGTGATGTCGCCCTGGAGAACGAGGTTGTAGCCCTCGGGCGAAATCATGGCCGCGCTGAGGACATCGAGGATGTCGCTCCTGCTGGTTCTCTTGCCGTTGAGCCAGTACGTGCTCCTCCCGTCGGGATAAACGCGGCGCTTTATCACGACCTCGTCTTCATCGACGGGAAAGCCCCTGTCCTCATTGTTGAAGTACATCGCAACCTCAGCGTACTTTGCCGGTGCCTCCGTTTTTGTGCCCGCGAAGATCAAATCGCTTATCCTGGTGGCACGCATGGCTTTGGCAGACAGTCCACCGAGAACGAAGAGAACGGCGTCACCAATGTTGCTCTTTCCAGAACCGTTGGCACCAACGATCGCTGTAAACCCCTTAGAAAGCGGGACAACTACCTTTCGGTTACCGTAGGATTTGAAACCTTTCATTTCAATCTTCTCGATGTACGGCATGCCCTACACCTAAATTGGAGAATGACGGGATAGGTTATATAACTTTACCTGCGGCGGCTCACTCGACTATTCTGCGCAGGACGTTGAGCACCTTGCTGTCTATGCCGTCGCTAACCGTAACGTAAAAGTCCGAGTTCCGCATGATGGCCATGTCCCGTATCTTACTCACAAACCGGAGCGTGGGTTCGACACCGTTCTCTATCATCAGGTACTCAACAGCATCCAAAACGACGTCGGATTTGTTGTTCTCCAGGCGGTCCCACACAATCTGCTCGATGACGTGGAGTCGGGAGGGGGGAACTGCCGCCGGATGGGAAACTTTGGTAACCCACACATGGTGGACATTGGGGGCTTTGACCTCAAAGGGAGGTCTCCTGGTTATCAGTATTTTCCCCCTGTGAGGATTTCTGGCGAGGACATCGTTGAGACGGCGGTAATCAATAACCCGTGACCCCCTCCTTCGGGGCCGCCCCCTAAACATCATAAGCCATCACTTCGCACATTACTTGACTCACAAGATCATGACATTACAGCCGCAGTAAGTTTGTTAATGTTCTTATAAATATTACTGTGTGTGACTAAATACACAGATGCTCAGACCATCGAGTTAAAGAGAAAAAACGGGACTATACATCCAAAATGGGCATCTCTGGACATCACTTTTCCCTTTCACAGAGTTCGAGAAGCACACCCGTTACCGCCTTTGGGTGAACGAACGCTATCTTCGCACCACCGGCACCGATGCGGGGCTTCTCATCAATGAGCCTGTATCCCTCAGCCTTGAGCTTCTCAAGGTGCTCCTCGATGTTATCAACGCCGAGGGCTATGTGGTGTATGCCCTCACCGCGCTTGGCGATGAACTTGGCTATCGGCGAGTCCTCGGAGGTTCCTTCGAGGAGCTCTATCCTGCTTTCGCCGACGTGGATTATCGCGGTCCTTACCTTCTGGTCGGGCACCTCTTCAATCTCCTCAACCTTGAGGCCGAGGCCTTCCCAGACCTTGATGGCCTCGTCGAGGTTCTTAACGGCTATACCAACGTGGTCTATCTTCTTTATCATACCTTCACCCCCAGGGCTTTTTCAAGTACAAGATCCGCGGCAGAGTAAGGGTCCATCTCCCTCCTTACAATCTTCTCTATCAGGGCCGCCACCTCCTCCTCATCGAGCCTCTCGCTTATCGCCCTGGCTATCCTGCCGGAGACTATCGTCTTGACCTCCTCCTCGGCCCGGAACTTTCTCTTCCGCTCTATCTCACCGCTACGCTCAAGAAACTCGTGGTGCTCCTTTACGGCCGCCCAGAGCTCTCTGATTCCTCTCATGGTGGTTGCCACGGTCTCAACTATCGGCGGCCTCCAGCCGCGCTTCTCCCAGCGCTCCTTCTCAAGGTCGAGCATGAGGTTGAGCTCGAAGTAGGTCGCAT is a window of Thermococcus sp. DNA encoding:
- the smc gene encoding chromosome segregation protein SMC; amino-acid sequence: MPYIEKIEMKGFKSYGNRKVVVPLSKGFTAIVGANGSGKSNIGDAVLFVLGGLSAKAMRATRISDLIFAGTKTEAPAKYAEVAMYFNNEDRGFPVDEDEVVIKRRVYPDGRSTYWLNGKRTSRSDILDVLSAAMISPEGYNLVLQGDITKFIKMSPTERRMLIDEISGIAEYDAKKEKALKELKQAEENLARVDLLIREVKSQLDKLEKERNDALRYLDLKERVEKAKVTLLLAEIRKLKSLIEENTLRDKEIEAEIAAIEERLKDIAKEIVAKEKELNAIEKELEEKSDDGILEVTRKISEVQSKIEMARKNIELAKKEIEDSQHRLAKTKEELKKVSEEIEKSKNAIQRWTKRRERLKAEIKEKEVVKNELVIKLGEIDRDFAIAKQDFDKVVDELEEAKKELYMKESDIRKFEEEIERLKAKIAQDSARRTALKSKISEAKKSLEAKRSELGEIEGKMSKGEARLRKAEKELEEKTKALRRVEGELSKAREELIKAEAQREVRGNRAVEFLKNQNIPGLYGPLGELITVADKDYALAVEVALGGNYDNVVVEDDRVAEKAIRLLKERKLGRLTFLPLNKIKPRSMREKPSLGIPAMDVVQYDPRFKNAVAYALGDTLIVNDMDEARTVGIGKVRMVTLGGELLERSGAITGGHYRPRGKLGVNVDEIRKRVEKLEREKEALESSVNALRIEVKGLQNELFELRMKKSDLSKDLQVVQREMERLLSEDRALKESIEESEKLIEVLEKRIHGTKGDMAKLRGRIERLEKKKERLKKALENPEARELNQRIREVEHEISKLREELGKVESKLENLEIRINEELLPRKADLEEEIEGLVNRINALKANITENEKAIKEFEKELEELRKAEESVKDELKELRERRERVKNEIIDLRSEKDELNSKLQELRIEANTLKIKLAQYEATLKEKQDELKHHDARLIRSIKEVPLELEALREQIEKMEEEIRSLEPVNMKAIEDFEVVERRYLELKSKREQVVAEKESIEEFIEEIEGQKRNVFMQTLSEIAKNFSELFAKLSPGGSARLILENPEDPFAGGLEIEAKPAGKDVKRIEAMSGGEKALTALAFVFAIQRYKPAPFYLFDEIDAHLDDANVKRVADLIKEASQNSQFIVITLRDVMMANADKIIGVSMRNGVSRVVALSLEKAMKILEEARKRSEAEHKEMFGHLSG
- the mce gene encoding methylmalonyl-CoA epimerase, with amino-acid sequence MIKKIDHVGIAVKNLDEAIKVWEGLGLKVEEIEEVPDQKVRTAIIHVGESRIELLEGTSEDSPIAKFIAKRGEGIHHIALGVDNIEEHLEKLKAEGYRLIDEKPRIGAGGAKIAFVHPKAVTGVLLELCEREK
- a CDS encoding DUF835 domain-containing protein; its protein translation is MMFRGRPRRRGSRVIDYRRLNDVLARNPHRGKILITRRPPFEVKAPNVHHVWVTKVSHPAAVPPSRLHVIEQIVWDRLENNKSDVVLDAVEYLMIENGVEPTLRFVSKIRDMAIMRNSDFYVTVSDGIDSKVLNVLRRIVE